Within the Tessaracoccus flavescens genome, the region TCGGATCGTCTCGCCCCCGAGTCGGTCAAGAACTACGCACGCAAGAACCCGCACCGCATGGGCGCCTGGACGCCGGAGTCGAAGACTTCGGTCTCCACGATGGACTCCGACGACTTCCGCCACAACGAGCAGTCGGTCGTGTTGCCGTCCGACGACGTGCTCAGCATCGTCTTCACGGGTGCCGACGGCTCCGAGCAGGTCCTCAAGGACGGCCTGAAGGTGCTGGAGGGCGAGGTCGTCGACTCCACCGTCATGCGCGCCGCGGCCCTCGACGCGTTCCTGGCCAAGCAGATCGCAGCCGCAAAGGCCTCCGGCGTGCTGTTCTCGGTGCATCTGAAGGCGACCATGATGAAGGTCTCCGATCCGATCATCTTCGGCCACGTGATCAAGGCCTTCTTCCCCGACGTCTTCGCGACCTACGGCGCCGACCTCGCCGCGGCGGGCCTCTCCGCCAATGACGGCCTCGGCGCGATCCTGGCCGGTCTCGACGCGCTGCCCAACGGCGCCGAGATCCGTGCGGCGTTCGAGAAGGGTCTGGCCGACGGCCCGGAGCTCGCCATGGTCAACTCCGACAAGGGCATCACCAACCTGCATGTCCCCTCGGATGTGATCGTCGATGCCTCGATGCCCGCGATGATCCGCCAGTCGGGCCACATGTGGGGCCCTGACGGCGAGGAGGCCGACACGCTGGCCGTGATCCCCGACTCGTCCTACGCGGGTGTCTACCAGGCCGTGATCGAGGACTGCATCGCCAACGGCGCCTTCGATCCGCGCACCATGGGCACCGTGCCGAACGTGGGCCTGATGGCGCAGAAGGCCGAGGAGTACGGCTCGCACGACAAGACCTTCGAACTGGACGCCGACGGCGTCGTCGAGGTTCGCAACGCCGCTGGCGAGGTCCTGATGAGCCACGACGTGCACGCGGGCGACATCTGGCGCGCCTGCCAGACCAAGGACGCCCCGATCCAGGACTGGGTCAAGCTCGCCGTCTCCCGCGCCCGCGCCACCGGGTGGCCCACGGTGTTCTGGCTCGACCCGGAGCGCGCACACGACCGCGACCTGATCGGGAAGGTCAACGCCTACCTCGCCGACCATGACACCGAGGGTCTCGACATTCAGATCCTCAGCCCCGTCGAGGCGACGAAGCTCTCGATCGAGCGGATCCGCCGCGGCGAGAACACCATCTCCGTGACCGGCAACGTCCTGCGCGACTACCTGACCGACCTGTTCCCGATCCTCGAGCTTGGAACGTCGGCGAAGATGCTCTCGATCGTCCCGCTGATGGCCGGGGGCGGCCTGTTCGAGACTGGCGCCGGCGGCTCTGCACCCAAGCACGTGCAGCAGCTGGTCGCGGAGAACTACCTGCGCTGGGACTCGCTCGGCGAGTTCCTCGCGCTCGCCGCCTCGTTCGAGCACCTCGCCGAGGCTGAGGGCAACGCGCGCGCCGCGCTCCTCGCCAGCACGCTTGACCGCGCAAACGGCTCCTTCCTCGACAACGACAAGTCCCCGACGCGTCGTCTCGGCGGCATCGACAACCGCGGATCCCACTACTGGCTCGGTCGCTACTGGGCCGAGGAGCTCGCGGCCCAGACCGAAGACGCCGAGCTTGCGGCGGTCTTCGCGCCCATCGCAGCGGCCCTCGCCGAGGGCGAGGAGGCGATCGTCGCCGAACTGATCGGCGTCCAGGGCAA harbors:
- a CDS encoding NADP-dependent isocitrate dehydrogenase, yielding MGKIIYTLTDEAPLLATFSLLPIVSAFAGKAGVDVETRDISLAGRILAQFPDVLPQEQRVDDALTELGELAKTPEANIIKLPNISASVPQLKAAIAELQAQGFALPDYPEDPASDAERETRARYDRVKGSAVNPVLREGNSDRLAPESVKNYARKNPHRMGAWTPESKTSVSTMDSDDFRHNEQSVVLPSDDVLSIVFTGADGSEQVLKDGLKVLEGEVVDSTVMRAAALDAFLAKQIAAAKASGVLFSVHLKATMMKVSDPIIFGHVIKAFFPDVFATYGADLAAAGLSANDGLGAILAGLDALPNGAEIRAAFEKGLADGPELAMVNSDKGITNLHVPSDVIVDASMPAMIRQSGHMWGPDGEEADTLAVIPDSSYAGVYQAVIEDCIANGAFDPRTMGTVPNVGLMAQKAEEYGSHDKTFELDADGVVEVRNAAGEVLMSHDVHAGDIWRACQTKDAPIQDWVKLAVSRARATGWPTVFWLDPERAHDRDLIGKVNAYLADHDTEGLDIQILSPVEATKLSIERIRRGENTISVTGNVLRDYLTDLFPILELGTSAKMLSIVPLMAGGGLFETGAGGSAPKHVQQLVAENYLRWDSLGEFLALAASFEHLAEAEGNARAALLASTLDRANGSFLDNDKSPTRRLGGIDNRGSHYWLGRYWAEELAAQTEDAELAAVFAPIAAALAEGEEAIVAELIGVQGNPADIGGYYRPDEAKAASVMRPSATLNEIIDSLA